From Erwinia pyri, a single genomic window includes:
- a CDS encoding class I SAM-dependent methyltransferase: MKPAKTRQIRQVPDSWADIPWGEFYRDALNKHLQPCLARMYGFHLLKVGPLSAEIDTENCAISHQVSVGLSGEPLQVRADPISLPFESKSVDACLLAHCLAWSSDPHRILREVDRVLIDDGWIIISGFNPFSVLGIGKLIPGIHRRIPWNSRMFTQMRLMDWLSLLNYEVVQRTRFQVVPWNRQGGKVISTHFPALGCLSIIVARKRTFPLIINPARKAAAKQRLSQAVGATRQFRTGAGHQDPD; encoded by the coding sequence ATGAAGCCCGCTAAAACACGCCAAATTCGTCAGGTACCTGACTCCTGGGCCGATATCCCCTGGGGAGAGTTTTACCGCGATGCCCTCAACAAACACCTGCAGCCCTGCCTCGCCCGGATGTATGGCTTTCACCTGCTGAAAGTGGGGCCGCTGAGTGCGGAGATCGACACGGAAAACTGTGCTATCTCCCATCAGGTTAGCGTGGGATTAAGCGGTGAGCCGCTGCAGGTCAGGGCCGATCCCATCAGCCTGCCTTTTGAGTCAAAGTCCGTTGATGCCTGCCTGCTGGCTCACTGCCTGGCCTGGAGCAGCGATCCGCACCGTATCCTGCGGGAAGTCGATCGGGTCCTGATAGATGATGGCTGGATTATTATTAGCGGCTTCAACCCCTTCAGCGTGCTGGGCATTGGCAAGCTGATCCCCGGTATTCATCGACGTATACCCTGGAACAGCCGGATGTTTACCCAGATGCGGTTAATGGACTGGCTCAGCCTGTTGAACTACGAAGTGGTACAGCGCACCCGTTTTCAGGTGGTGCCCTGGAACCGTCAGGGCGGGAAGGTGATCAGTACGCATTTTCCTGCGCTTGGCTGCCTGAGCATCATTGTGGCCCGCAAGCGTACCTTCCCGCTGATCATTAACCCAGCCAGGAAGGCCGCCGCTAAGCAAAGATTAAGCCAGGCCGTCGGGGCCACCCGTCAGTTTCGCACAGGAGCAGGGCATCAGGATCCGGACTGA
- the gloB gene encoding hydroxyacylglutathione hydrolase — MNLTSIPALQDNYIWTLNNDRGECLIVDPGEAAPVLSVLEKNQWQPVAILLTHHHHDHTDGVKTLVARYPHLVVYGPQETADKGATEIVVEGDSFTLLGSTFCVFHTPGHTLGHISYFSAPYLFCGDTLFSGGCGRLFEGTPEQMFESFQKLKELPDDTLVCCAHEYTLSNLTFSHALFPGDSEIASYYREIKELRAKKQVSLPTKLATERRINVFLRTQEHELQRQIGYETSPQHEWQVFATLREKKDRF; from the coding sequence ATGAATCTTACCAGCATTCCGGCACTTCAGGATAACTACATCTGGACATTAAATAACGACCGGGGAGAGTGCCTGATCGTTGACCCAGGCGAAGCGGCTCCGGTGCTCTCGGTACTGGAAAAAAATCAGTGGCAGCCGGTAGCGATTCTTCTGACACATCATCATCACGACCACACCGATGGCGTGAAAACGCTGGTAGCGAGATATCCTCATTTAGTGGTGTATGGCCCGCAGGAAACAGCTGACAAAGGCGCGACGGAAATTGTTGTTGAAGGAGATAGCTTTACCCTGCTCGGTAGCACTTTTTGCGTCTTTCATACCCCCGGCCACACTTTAGGACATATCTCATATTTTAGTGCCCCTTATCTTTTCTGTGGCGATACTCTGTTCTCTGGCGGCTGCGGACGTTTGTTCGAGGGAACACCTGAGCAAATGTTTGAATCATTTCAAAAGCTTAAAGAGCTTCCTGACGACACGCTGGTTTGTTGCGCGCATGAATACACATTATCAAATTTGACCTTTTCACATGCCCTTTTTCCTGGGGATAGCGAGATAGCGAGCTATTACCGTGAAATTAAAGAGTTACGGGCAAAAAAGCAGGTTTCCCTGCCCACAAAGCTGGCCACAGAGCGACGAATAAATGTTTTTCTGAGAACTCAAGAGCATGAATTGCAACGACAAATCGGTTATGAAACATCTCCACAACATGAATGGCAAGTATTTGCAACTCTACGCGAGAAGAAAGACCGTTTTTGA
- the mltD gene encoding murein transglycosylase D — protein MKAKAILLASVLLVGCQASKHDTNVPEQHAQSLSSAGQNEAEQDTDRLLSPRWQDDGTRLTQDQDLWNLISTELKMKVPENPRIREQKQKYLRNKSYLHDVTLRAEPYMYWIVEQIKKRKMPMELVLLPIVESAFDPHATSAANAAGIWQIVPQTGRNYGLKQNQWYDGRRDVVASTKVALDMMERLNKMFDGDWLLTIAAYNSGEGRVMKAVKVNKARGKPTDFWHLSLPRETTIYVPKMLALGEILKNNKRYGVRLPAPNESRALARVEVGQQIELTQAAEMSGMSLSKLKSYNAGYKRGTTAPKGGPQYIMVPKSNVAKLRNSLATGDIAAVQPTALANNTTAGSYKVRNGDTLSGIAKRLNVTVKDLQRANNLRGASIKPGQTLSTGGSGNATKLADNGNSITYKVRKGDSLASIAKGHGVNIKDVVRWNNSDASTLQPGDKLTLFVNTTTTPDS, from the coding sequence ATGAAGGCTAAAGCGATATTACTCGCCTCGGTCTTGCTGGTGGGTTGCCAGGCGTCGAAGCATGACACCAACGTTCCCGAGCAGCATGCACAGAGTTTGTCTTCAGCAGGTCAGAATGAAGCAGAGCAGGACACAGATCGGTTGTTATCACCGCGCTGGCAGGATGATGGAACCCGCCTTACGCAGGATCAAGATTTGTGGAATCTCATCAGTACCGAGCTGAAGATGAAGGTTCCGGAAAACCCCCGGATACGCGAACAAAAGCAAAAATATTTAAGAAACAAGAGCTATCTCCACGATGTAACATTACGGGCAGAGCCGTATATGTACTGGATAGTCGAGCAGATTAAGAAACGTAAGATGCCGATGGAACTAGTACTACTACCCATAGTGGAGAGCGCTTTTGACCCCCATGCGACCTCAGCCGCCAATGCCGCAGGCATCTGGCAGATTGTACCGCAGACGGGGCGAAATTATGGTCTCAAGCAGAACCAGTGGTATGACGGACGTCGCGATGTCGTGGCTTCCACCAAGGTTGCGCTGGACATGATGGAACGTCTGAACAAGATGTTTGACGGCGACTGGTTACTGACCATTGCCGCCTATAACAGCGGTGAAGGACGCGTCATGAAAGCGGTAAAGGTCAATAAAGCCCGCGGGAAACCCACGGATTTCTGGCACTTATCGCTGCCGCGTGAAACCACCATCTACGTGCCAAAAATGTTGGCTTTGGGTGAAATCCTGAAGAACAACAAGCGTTACGGTGTTCGTCTGCCGGCGCCTAACGAATCACGTGCTCTGGCACGCGTGGAAGTAGGCCAGCAGATTGAGCTGACGCAGGCGGCCGAGATGTCGGGCATGTCACTGAGTAAGCTGAAAAGCTATAACGCGGGCTACAAGCGCGGAACGACAGCACCAAAAGGTGGTCCTCAATACATCATGGTGCCGAAGTCGAACGTGGCTAAGTTACGCAACTCGCTGGCAACAGGCGATATAGCGGCGGTACAGCCAACGGCGTTGGCGAACAATACCACCGCCGGTTCTTACAAGGTTCGCAATGGCGATACCCTGTCAGGCATCGCAAAACGTCTGAACGTGACGGTGAAAGATCTGCAGCGCGCCAATAACCTGCGTGGCGCAAGCATCAAACCGGGACAGACCCTGAGCACGGGCGGAAGCGGTAACGCAACCAAACTGGCCGATAATGGCAACAGCATCACCTATAAAGTGCGTAAAGGTGATTCTCTGGCCAGCATTGCTAAAGGGCACGGTGTGAACATCAAAGATGTGGTGCGTTGGAATAACAGCGACGCCTCCACGCTACAGCCAGGCGATAAGCTGACACTGTTTGTGAACACCACTACCACGCCAGACAGTTAA
- a CDS encoding MFS transporter — MTLPSSELASRQTTEEAKGATGEQAPRRGLMRLLPRAHPLSWWMLVITTLAILMNSIDRIILPTLLPAIMTSFHLTEVQAGWLNSLSFVGTLTGAVVFGLFSDWVGTGHKRCYSWCVAVLVEIVSGIATAFCKSFGAFQALRVAMGMGTGGSEPINVALLGEWWQKENRGFAIGVHHTGFPLGQFIGPILIAAILAFATWREAFLFIPLIGLAILVAQLIIGTRKNHQKVNDWILDNNLTPPVTDSLQQTVENASLWGNALSCLKNRNCQLAIVLIFGFTWAEMGIANFLTLQLTREVGLDLSTAAIISGASGLTGWIGQILWGSFSDVKGRKRSLSFIIAGWILAAALCMFIHSAALGWAILIFWGLFRNSPYPVAYALLIDSSPRAAASSMGLMIGLAVGIAGILVAPVSGWIIHSYGFTVHYMVIVGVLLLSCAPLWFIKETVILKKA, encoded by the coding sequence ATGACTCTCCCCTCTTCTGAACTGGCTTCACGACAAACGACTGAAGAAGCAAAAGGCGCTACTGGAGAACAGGCCCCCAGGCGTGGGCTGATGCGCCTGCTGCCCAGAGCGCACCCTCTCTCCTGGTGGATGCTGGTTATCACCACGCTGGCGATCCTGATGAACTCTATCGACAGGATTATTCTGCCGACGCTGCTTCCCGCTATCATGACCTCTTTTCATCTGACTGAAGTTCAGGCGGGCTGGCTTAATTCCCTGAGTTTTGTGGGCACTCTGACTGGCGCAGTGGTATTTGGCCTCTTTTCTGACTGGGTTGGCACCGGCCATAAACGCTGTTACAGCTGGTGTGTGGCCGTGCTGGTGGAAATTGTCTCGGGTATTGCTACCGCGTTCTGTAAGTCATTTGGGGCGTTTCAGGCGCTCAGAGTGGCAATGGGCATGGGCACCGGTGGCTCGGAACCCATTAATGTCGCGCTGCTGGGTGAATGGTGGCAGAAAGAGAACCGGGGATTTGCTATTGGTGTACATCATACCGGTTTCCCGCTGGGGCAATTTATCGGCCCCATCCTGATTGCGGCAATTCTCGCTTTTGCAACCTGGCGTGAAGCGTTTCTGTTTATTCCGCTGATTGGCCTGGCAATATTAGTCGCCCAGCTGATTATCGGTACCCGCAAGAATCACCAGAAGGTCAATGACTGGATCCTTGATAATAACCTGACGCCGCCAGTTACTGACTCCTTACAGCAAACCGTAGAGAACGCTTCTCTCTGGGGCAATGCGCTCTCCTGCCTGAAAAACCGTAACTGCCAGCTGGCGATAGTCCTGATTTTTGGCTTTACCTGGGCGGAAATGGGCATCGCCAACTTCCTGACTTTGCAGTTGACCCGTGAAGTGGGCCTGGATCTTTCAACGGCGGCCATTATCTCAGGCGCTTCCGGCCTTACCGGCTGGATAGGTCAGATTTTGTGGGGCAGCTTTTCAGACGTGAAAGGCCGTAAACGATCGCTGAGCTTTATTATCGCTGGCTGGATCCTGGCCGCTGCCCTTTGCATGTTTATCCATTCTGCCGCGCTGGGCTGGGCAATCCTGATCTTCTGGGGGCTGTTCCGCAACTCTCCCTACCCCGTTGCCTACGCTTTACTGATCGACTCTTCACCCCGCGCGGCTGCTTCCAGCATGGGTCTGATGATTGGCCTGGCGGTGGGGATTGCCGGTATTCTGGTCGCCCCGGTCAGCGGATGGATTATTCATAGTTATGGCTTCACCGTTCACTATATGGTGATTGTCGGCGTGCTGCTGCTCTCCTGCGCACCACTCTGGTTTATTAAAGAAACCGTTATCCTGAAAAAGGCCTGA
- a CDS encoding cyclase family protein has protein sequence MTSDLITLLRQRRLIELNHLYEEFMPVWPTHGKFFCSRAEDYSAGDGNYNCQLSLGDHCGTHVDAPVHFIEGGKSIEQVDVQQLTGRGRCLDMSHLAENADITREMIQRWEADNGGILAQDIVIFRTGYDEKWRCRPHQAAFLQNWPGLSGEGAGYLIEKGVTVFGTDAMSLDRYSNEEHPAHLAVLGADCLIIENLANLKSLPTEFIFMALPLRIKGASASPIRAVALV, from the coding sequence ATGACCAGCGATCTGATTACTCTATTGCGTCAACGCCGCCTCATTGAGCTGAATCATCTGTATGAGGAATTTATGCCGGTGTGGCCCACGCACGGGAAGTTTTTCTGCAGCCGTGCGGAGGATTACAGCGCTGGTGATGGCAATTATAACTGCCAGCTAAGTCTGGGCGATCACTGCGGTACGCACGTTGACGCACCCGTGCACTTTATTGAAGGGGGCAAGAGTATTGAGCAGGTGGATGTGCAGCAGCTGACCGGGCGCGGGCGCTGTCTGGATATGTCTCATCTGGCTGAAAACGCCGACATTACCCGTGAGATGATCCAGCGCTGGGAAGCGGACAATGGTGGGATCCTCGCTCAGGATATTGTGATTTTTCGCACGGGTTACGATGAAAAATGGCGATGCCGCCCCCATCAGGCTGCCTTTTTACAAAACTGGCCGGGGCTTTCAGGAGAAGGGGCTGGTTATCTTATTGAGAAAGGCGTGACGGTTTTTGGAACGGATGCCATGTCACTGGATCGCTACAGTAATGAAGAGCACCCCGCTCACCTTGCGGTGCTGGGCGCGGATTGCCTGATAATTGAGAATCTGGCAAACCTGAAAAGCCTGCCGACGGAGTTTATCTTTATGGCGCTGCCGCTGAGGATCAAGGGCGCGTCAGCCTCGCCGATTCGGGCGGTGGCCCTGGTGTAA
- a CDS encoding class I SAM-dependent methyltransferase encodes MTSHHHDNVDKQFGDQASAYLNSEVHASGHDLLRLGERLFAEKEARVLDLGCGGGHASYVAAQHVKSVVAYDLSAKMLSVVAQTAKERGYEHLTTQQGYAEYLPFEEESFDIVISRYSAHHWHDVGRALREVKRVLKPGGKVIFIDVNAPGNAVLDIWLQTVEALRDTSHVRDYNPGEWLTMFTEAGLAISGVSHHRLQLEFSSWIERMRTPAVMVAAIRAYQQSASEEVQRYYAQQPDGSFSTDVIFIEAFKP; translated from the coding sequence ATGACATCACATCATCATGATAACGTCGACAAACAGTTTGGTGACCAGGCCAGCGCTTATCTGAACAGCGAAGTGCATGCCAGCGGGCATGATTTGCTCCGTTTAGGTGAACGCCTGTTTGCGGAGAAGGAGGCCCGGGTACTCGATTTAGGTTGTGGTGGTGGGCATGCCAGCTATGTAGCCGCGCAGCATGTTAAAAGCGTAGTGGCTTACGATCTTTCGGCAAAAATGTTGAGCGTCGTCGCTCAGACTGCCAAAGAGCGGGGTTATGAACACCTGACAACTCAGCAAGGCTATGCAGAATACCTGCCTTTTGAAGAGGAGAGTTTTGATATCGTTATCAGCCGCTATTCTGCCCACCACTGGCATGATGTGGGGAGGGCACTGCGCGAGGTTAAGCGAGTCCTGAAGCCAGGCGGGAAGGTTATCTTTATCGATGTGAATGCGCCGGGCAACGCAGTGCTGGATATCTGGTTACAAACCGTTGAAGCGCTGCGGGACACTTCTCACGTTCGTGATTATAACCCCGGCGAGTGGCTGACAATGTTTACTGAAGCGGGGCTGGCAATCAGCGGCGTCAGCCACCACCGCCTGCAGCTGGAATTCAGCAGCTGGATTGAGCGCATGCGCACACCAGCCGTGATGGTGGCCGCTATTCGCGCCTATCAGCAATCAGCTTCTGAGGAAGTACAGCGTTACTATGCTCAGCAGCCTGATGGCAGTTTCAGTACGGATGTTATTTTTATCGAAGCGTTTAAGCCCTGA
- a CDS encoding endonuclease/exonuclease/phosphatase family protein, producing MRKKTYAMRYVAGQPAERIFPPGAMLHVGKALPPGAPLTSESTLRVLVWNIFKQQRAEWLSVLQNFGKDAHLVLLQEAQTTPELVRFATTNYLAADQVPAFVLPQHPSGVMTLASAHPVYCCPLREREPLLRLAKSALVTAYPLPNNEMLMVVNIHAVNFSLGIDVYSKQLGPIGEQIIHHNGPVIMAGDFNAWSRQRINALYTFARDMGLEEVNFTDGHRRKAFGRPLDFVFYRGMGVAEASVLVTRASDHNPLLVEFHPGKPALL from the coding sequence GTGCGAAAGAAGACCTATGCCATGAGATATGTAGCAGGGCAGCCAGCGGAACGTATTTTTCCGCCCGGTGCAATGCTGCACGTCGGCAAAGCCTTGCCGCCCGGAGCGCCGCTGACCAGCGAATCCACGCTGCGTGTGCTGGTATGGAATATTTTCAAACAGCAGCGTGCTGAGTGGCTCTCCGTGCTGCAAAATTTTGGTAAGGACGCGCATCTGGTTCTGTTACAGGAAGCGCAAACCACGCCGGAGTTGGTGCGTTTTGCCACCACTAACTATCTGGCTGCCGATCAGGTGCCGGCATTTGTCCTGCCACAGCATCCTTCCGGCGTTATGACGCTGGCCTCCGCCCATCCTGTTTACTGCTGCCCGCTGCGCGAGCGCGAACCTTTGTTGAGGTTGGCGAAATCCGCGCTGGTCACCGCTTATCCCTTACCTAACAACGAAATGCTGATGGTAGTGAATATTCATGCCGTCAATTTCAGCCTGGGAATTGATGTCTACAGCAAACAGCTGGGGCCGATAGGCGAACAGATTATCCATCATAATGGCCCGGTGATCATGGCCGGAGATTTTAATGCGTGGAGCCGCCAGCGTATTAATGCCCTGTATACCTTTGCCCGCGACATGGGGCTGGAAGAGGTCAACTTCACAGACGGCCACCGGCGGAAAGCGTTCGGGCGTCCTTTAGATTTTGTTTTTTATCGCGGAATGGGCGTGGCTGAAGCCTCCGTGCTGGTGACCCGCGCCTCCGATCATAATCCCCTACTCGTTGAATTCCATCCCGGTAAGCCTGCGCTCCTCTAG
- the yafC gene encoding DNA-binding transcriptional regulator YafC: MKSTSEELTIFVAVVENGSFSRAAEQLEMANSAVSRTVKKLENKLGVELLTRTTRQIKLTQEGETYFRRVQFILQEMAAAENELIEQRLMPQGVLRIDAATPVVLHLLMPMIKSYRERYPEVTLSLVSSETFINLIERKVDVAIRAGNLTDSSLRARHLFNSYRRIIASPAYLQQNGVPQTPEDLINHACLGFVEPLHLNRWPVAKSDGELYDISPSCTSNSGETLKYLCLTGNGIACLSDFMIDREIADGTLVEIFADRVLPIEMPFNAVYYSDRAVNMRIRSFIDFLGEWIENGNQGA, translated from the coding sequence GTGAAGAGTACCTCAGAAGAACTGACTATTTTTGTCGCCGTGGTAGAAAATGGCAGTTTCAGTCGTGCGGCAGAACAGCTGGAGATGGCGAATTCTGCCGTGAGTCGTACGGTGAAAAAGCTGGAGAATAAGTTAGGTGTTGAGCTGCTTACACGCACTACCCGTCAGATCAAACTGACGCAAGAGGGGGAAACATATTTCCGTCGCGTGCAGTTTATTCTGCAGGAGATGGCAGCGGCTGAAAATGAGCTGATTGAGCAGCGACTGATGCCGCAGGGCGTGCTGAGAATTGATGCAGCAACGCCCGTGGTGCTGCATCTGCTGATGCCCATGATCAAGTCTTACCGCGAACGTTATCCGGAAGTCACGCTGTCGCTGGTCTCTTCTGAGACTTTTATTAATCTGATTGAAAGGAAAGTAGACGTGGCGATCAGGGCCGGTAACCTGACTGACTCCAGCCTTCGCGCCCGTCACCTTTTTAACAGTTACCGCAGAATTATTGCCAGCCCGGCTTATCTTCAGCAAAACGGGGTCCCGCAGACGCCTGAGGATCTGATAAACCATGCCTGTCTGGGCTTTGTAGAGCCCTTACACCTCAACCGCTGGCCAGTCGCCAAAAGTGACGGTGAACTTTACGATATTTCCCCTTCCTGCACTTCCAACAGCGGCGAAACGCTTAAATATCTCTGCCTTACCGGGAACGGTATCGCCTGTCTCTCTGACTTTATGATCGATCGGGAGATAGCTGACGGAACGCTGGTGGAGATCTTTGCGGACAGAGTACTGCCCATAGAGATGCCGTTTAACGCCGTCTATTACAGTGACCGGGCGGTCAATATGCGGATCCGCTCGTTTATCGATTTCCTGGGCGAGTGGATCGAAAATGGCAATCAGGGTGCTTAA